In Thermodesulfobacteriota bacterium, the genomic window AACAGCTCCGCCAGGCTGTGGAACAAGAGAAAGCTGTACAGGCTGGTCCCGCACAGGGCAATCGTGGTCAGAACCAGCAGCGTGATGCTCGCCCGGGAAAGAAGGGGGCGCGGGCTCGCGGCTTCGGTGCCGCCGGAGTCAGCCATGCCGCGCCCTCCCACCGCCGCCGGCTGCTGGTCTGGGGCCTGTGCCGCCTCAGGGGGGGGCTTGCTCTCGGGCAAGGTCTCAGCTCCTTCCGTCAGGGTTGCCCGCGGGCGAGCCTTCGCTGGGGACGGACTTTCGTACCTGGGGCAGGGTGAAGAAGAAGGTGGTGCCCAGGCCGACCGTGGACTCCACCCAGATCCGGCCGCCATGCAGCTCGACGATCTTCTTGCAGATGGCCAGGCCAATGCCGGTGCCGGGATACTGCTCCCGGGTGTGCAGGCGCTGGAAGATGACGAAGATGCGGTCGAAATGGGCCGGACCGATCCCGATGCCGTTGTCGGCCACCGACAGCACCCAGTGCCCTTCCTGGGGCCGGGCGCCGACGTGCACCTGGCAGGGTCGATCCGCTGCACAGAACTTGATGGCATTGGCGATGAGGTTCTGGAAGAGCTGGGTGATCTGGGTGCAGTCGCCCAGGACCTCGGGCAGGGGGTCGCGGGTGATGCGGGCGCCGGCAGGCTCCGCACTCTGCTGCAGGTTGGCCAGGGCCGCATCCAGGGCCTGGCCGGTATCGCACGGCTGCGGCTCGGCGCCCTGGCCCGTGACCCGGCTGTACTCCAGGAGATCCCGCACCAGGTGGGACATGCGGGTCGCCCCCTCCCTGGCAAAGCCGATATACTGGCGGGCCTTGTCGTCCAGCTGCGGCGCGAAGCGCCTTTGCAGCAGACCCAAGAAGGAGCTGACCATCCGGAGCGGCTCCTGCAGATCGTGGCTGGCCACGTAGGCGAACTGCTGCAGATCCTCGTTGGAGCGCCTCAGCTCCTGCATGGCCTGCCGCAATTCCCTTTCGGTCCGCCGCCGCTCCTCCACCTCCCGGCGCAGCTGGGCGTTGGCCTCCTCGGCCTGCCGCCGGGCCGCTACCGCGTCCTGCATCATGCCGAGGCTGACCTGGCGGGACTCCCTCAGGGAGGCGTTGGCGGCCTCCAGGTCCTGCAGTCGCAGCTCCAGCTCGTCATGGGCGCGGCGCAGGCTCCGCTCGGCCTGATGCTTGTAGAGCGCCATCTCGACGACGGTGGCGATCTCCCGCTCCTCGAAGGGCTTGAGGATGTACCCGAAGGGCTCGGCGAGCTTGGCTCGCTGCAGGGTGGCGTGGTCCGAATGGGCGGTGAGAAAGATCACCGGCAGGTCCAGCTCCCGCCGGATGACCTCGGCCGCGTCCACCCCATCCAGGGCACCGGCCAGGCGGATATCCATCAGAACCAGGTCTGGCCGGC contains:
- a CDS encoding ATP-binding protein, which gives rise to MSSTAILIVEDEAIIAADLAGKLGRLGYAISGTTGFGEEALLLARESRPDLVLMDIRLAGALDGVDAAEVIRRELDLPVIFLTAHSDHATLQRAKLAEPFGYILKPFEEREIATVVEMALYKHQAERSLRRAHDELELRLQDLEAANASLRESRQVSLGMMQDAVAARRQAEEANAQLRREVEERRRTERELRQAMQELRRSNEDLQQFAYVASHDLQEPLRMVSSFLGLLQRRFAPQLDDKARQYIGFAREGATRMSHLVRDLLEYSRVTGQGAEPQPCDTGQALDAALANLQQSAEPAGARITRDPLPEVLGDCTQITQLFQNLIANAIKFCAADRPCQVHVGARPQEGHWVLSVADNGIGIGPAHFDRIFVIFQRLHTREQYPGTGIGLAICKKIVELHGGRIWVESTVGLGTTFFFTLPQVRKSVPSEGSPAGNPDGRS